AGGCCTTCGTCCATGCCGGCTACCCGCTGGACGTCGAGGCGCTGCTGATCGTCGAGTTGGACGGCCCGGCGGCGGAGGTCGACCACCTGATCGACCGGGTGGAGGCCATCGCGCGGACCAAGGGCGCCTGCTATGCCCGCGTGTCGACCAGCGAGGAGGAGCGGCTGGCCTTCTGGGCCGGGCGCAAGGCCGCCTTCCCAGCGGTGGGACGGATCAGCCCCGATTATTACTGCATGGACGGCACCATCCCGCGCAAGGCGCTGCCGCTGGTGCTGCAACGGATGCAGGAGATGTCGGACCGTTGCGGCCTGCGGGTCGCCAACGTCTTCCATGCCGGCGACGGCAACCTGCACCCGCTGATCCTCTACGACGCCAACAAGCCGGGCGAGCTGGAGGCGGCGGAGGAGTTCGGCAACGACATCCTGCGCCTGTGCGTCGAGGTCGGCGGCGTGCTGACCGGCGAGCATGGGGTCGGCGTGGAGAAGCGCGACCTGATGACCGACCAGTTCGACGAGGCCGACCTCCAGCAGCAGCAGCGGCTGAAATGCGCCTTCGATCCCGACGGTCTGCTGAACCCCGGCAAGGTCTTCCCCACGCTGCACCGTTGCGCCGAGCTTGGCCGGCTGCATGTCCACCAGGGGGAACTGCGCTTCCCCGACATCCCGCGCTTCTGAAGGGCCGCTGTCCGTCATGACCATCACCACATTGAAGCCGGAGACCGCCGCGCAGGTGACCGACGCGGTGCGCTGGGCTCTGTCGGCCGGCGAACCGCTGGAAATCCTGGGCAGCGGCAGCCGCCGCGGGCTGGGCCGCCCGGTGCAGGCCGGCCACGTGCTCGACCTGTCGGGCCTGTCCGGTGTCATCGCCTATGAGCCGGAGGAACTGGTGCTGACCGCGCTGGCCGGCACGCCGATGGACACCATCCGCGTCCTGCTGGCCGACCGTGGGCAGCATCTGGCCTTCGAGCCTCCCGAAGGAGGAACTTTGGGCGGTCTGGTCGCCAGCGGGCTGGCCGGTCCGCGCCGCATTTCCGCCGGATCGGCCCGCGACCACACGCTGGGGATCGCCGGCGTCAGCGGCCGGGCCGAGGCCTACAAGGGCGGCGGCAAGGTGGTGAAGAACGTCACCGGCTATGATGTGCCCAAGCTGATGGCGGGCTCCTTCGGCACGCTGACCGCGCTGACCGAGATTACGGTCAAGGTGCTGCCGGCGCCGGAGGACACCGCGACTCTGCTGCTGTTCGGGCTGGACGACGCGGCGGCGGTGGCGATGCTCGACCGCGCGCTGCGCAGCCCCTACGAGGTGTCGGGCGCCGCCCATCTGCCGGCGGCGACCGCCGCGCGGTCGGGGGTGGCCGACGTGGCGGGAGCGGGCGGGGCGGTGACGCTGGTGCGTCTGGAGGGCTTCGGCCCCTCGGTCGCCGCGCGCGTCACCATGCTGCGCGAGGAACTGCGGGCCGACGCCGTGCTGGGCCGCGACCTGTCGCTGGCGCTCTGGCGCGAGGTTCGGGATGGGGGCACGGGTGACAACGCCTCCCACCTCTGGAAACTCTCCGTTCCCCCCTCCACCGGCCCCTCCACCGTTGAGACCATCCGCCGGACGCTCGACGTCGAGGTCTTCTATGACTGGGGCGGCGGGCTGGTCTGGCTGACGGCGCCGCCCGACGCGGCGGCAACCATCCGTGCGGCTCTCTCCGCCGGCGGCCACGCCACGCTGGTGCGGGCGCCGGAGGCGGTGCGCGCGGCGACGGACGTGTTCCAGCCCTTGCCCGAGCCGCTGATGGCGCTCAGCCGCCGGGTCAAGGAGAGCTTCGACCCCAAGGGCATCCTCAACCCCGGCCGCATGTATGCGGGGCTGTAACGGGAAGACCGATCTCGATGCAAACGAACTTCTCGCTGGCCCAACTGGCCGATGCCGCGATCCGCGAATCGGACCAGATCTTGCGCAAATGCGTGCATTGCGGCTTCTGCACCGCGACCTGTCCGACCTACACCATCCTGGGTGACGAGCTGGACAGCCCGCGCGGCCGCATCTACCAGATCAAGGACATGCTGGAGAAGGGCGGCCCGCCGCCCGACACCACGGTCAAGCACATCGACCGCTGCCTGTCCTGCCTGTCCTGCATGACGACCTGCCCGTCAGGCGTCCATTACATGCATCTGGTCGATCATGCCCGCGCCCATATCGAGGCGACCCACAGCCGTCCGCCGGCCGACCGGGCGGTGCGCGACCTGCTGGCGCGGGTGCTGCCCAACCCGCGGCTGTTCCGGATGGCCCTGCTGGGCGCGTCGCTGGGCGCCTCCCTGGGCCGGCCGTTCCGCGTCATGCTGCCGAAGCGGCTGTCGGCCATGCTGTCGCTGACCCCGTCCAGCGTCCCGCCTCCGAGCTACAGCGACCGGCCCGGCACCCATCCGGCGGAAGGACCGCGCAGGAAGCGCGTGGCCCTGCTGATCGGCTGCGCCCAGCAGGTGCTGGCGCCGCAGATCAACGAGGCGACCATCCGCCTGCTGACCCGCCACGGGGTGGAGGTGGTGGTGTCCAAGGGCGCCGACTGCTGCGGCGCCTTGACGCACCACATGGGCAAGGAGGACCTCGCCCACGCCGCCGCAAAGAAGACCATCGACGCCTGGACGAAGGAGATCGACGGCGAGGGGCTGGACGCCATCGTCATCAACGCATCGGGCTGCGGCACCAGCGTCAAGGATTACGGCCACATGTTCCGCGAGGACTCCGCCTATGCCGCCAAGGCGGCACGGGTGGCGTCGCTGGCGAAGGACGTGACCGAACTGATGGACGAGATCGGCTTGGCCCGGCCGGTGGTGGAGACGGGGCAGGCGGTCGCCTACCACTCCGCCTGTTCGATGCAGCATGGCCAGCGCATCAAGGAGCCGCCGCGCGCCCTGCTGCGTGCCGCCGGCTTCCTGGTGAAGGAGATTCCGGACGCCCATCTCTGCTGCGGGTCGGCCGGCACCTACAACATGCTGCAGCCGGAACTGGCGGGGGAACTGCGCGACCGCAAGGTCGCCGCCATCGAAAGCACGCAGGCCCAGGCGGTGGCGGCCGGCAATCTCGGCTGCATCACCCAGATCGCGTCGGGCACCGGACTGCCGGTGGTCCACACGGTGGAGTTGCTGGATTGGGCGACCGGCGGCCCGATGCCCGACGCGCTGGCCGGCCGCGCCGCCTTCCGCCAGGGTGGCGCACGGGCGGCCTGAGCGGCAGGGCGGGGAGGGCGGCAAGGACCGGGGCGCACGTCAGCGTGGGCGGAGCCGGGGGTTCCGTACCCCCACAATTCTGTGTTTATCTAAGTTCATCTGTGTCAGAAAATCCGCCCGCTCCACCGCCCATCCTCCCATCCCCGCCCCGTTCAGGTCATCACCTTGTCCTTGCCACCCACGGAAAACATCAGCATGAGCGCCGCCTACGGAATCACCCAACGCCTGTCGGCTTGGGGTGTTCACATCTTCACGGCCAGCGGCGCCGTGCTGGGGCTGCTCGGTCTGCTGGCGGCGGCGGCGGGTGACGCCAAGCTGTGCCTGATGTGGCTGGGCATCGCGCTGGTCGTCGACGGCGTCGACGGCACGCTGGCCCGCCGCGTCTCGGTCAAGCAGGTGCTGCCGGGCATCGACGGGTCGGCGCTGGACCTCGTGATCGACTACCTGACCTATGTCGTCGTGCCGGCGGTGTTCATGCACCGCTTCGGCCTCCTGCCGGAGGGGCTGATCAGCATCGCGCTGGCCGCCTGGGTCCTGCTGACCGCGCTCTATTGCTTCGCCAATGTCGGGATGAAGAGCGGCGACAATTATTTCGTCGGCTTCCCGGCGATCTGGAACGTCGTGGCCCTCTATCTGTGGCTGCTCGACCTCAGCCCCTGGTTCAACGCTGCGGTGGTGGTGGCGCTGGGGCTGCTGACCTTCACCACGGTCAAGTTCCTGCATCCCTTCCGCGTCAAGGCGCTGATGCCGCTGAACATCGGCGTCACCACGGTCTGGCTGCTCTGCTGCATCGCGCTGGTGGTGCTGGAGCCGGCGCGGCCGGGCTGGCTGTTCGGCCTGTGGCTGGCGACCTCGGTCTATTACGCCGCGGTCTGCGCCTGGCGGACTCTGCGCGGTCCCTGATGAGGGCCTAAAGGGAGTCGCGGGGGAACCGGGACGGCCGGCGGACGTTGCTCATGGGCAGTCCGGCATCCGCTCCAGCGAAGGGTTCCCGCTTTGGCCGAAGGTTCCACCAAGGTCGTGCTCGCCGCGCTCGGCGGCAATCTGATGATTGCGCTGACCAAGTTCGTCGCCAGCGCGATGACCGGCAGCGCCGCCATGTTCAGCGAGGCGATCCATTCCGTCGTCGACAGCGGCAACCAACTGCTGCTGCTCTACGGTATCCGCCGCGCCCGCCGTCCGCCGACGCCGCAGCATCCCTTCGGCCATGGGCGCGAGGTGTATTTCTGGTCCTTCGTGGTTGCCGTGCTGCTGTTCGGCATCGGCGCCGGCCTGTCCGTCTATGACGGCTGGCACGCCCTGTCCAACCCGGAGCCGGTGGAAAGCCCTTGGGTGAATTTCGCCGTGCTGGGCTTCGCCGTGCTGTTCGAAGGCTTTTCCTGGTTCGTCGCGCTGCGCGAGTTCCGCCGCACCCAGAGCGGCGTCGGCATCCTGTCGGCGCTCCACCGCTCGAAGAACCCGTCGGTCTTCGTCGTCCTGCTGGAGGACACCGCGGCGCTGATCGGCCTGCTGATCGCCGGCATCGGCCTGTATCTGGGCGAGGTGACCGGCAACCCCATCTACGACGCCTATGCCTCCATCGCCATCGGCGTCGTGCTGGCGATCGTCGCCGCGCTGCTCGCCTACGAGTCGAAGGGACTGCTGATCGGCGAGTCGGCCGACCGCCGCATCGTCGAGGGCATCCGCCGCATCGTCGGCGAGGAGGCGCGGGTGAAGCGCCCGCTCGACGTGCTGACCATGCATATGGGCCCCGACGACGTGCTGCTGAACCTGTCGGTGGAGTTCCAGGACAGCCTGAACGCCCGCGAGGTGGAGGACGCCGTCTGCACGCTGGAAAGCCGCATCCGCAGCCAATACCCGGTCGTCCGCCGAATCTTCGTCGAGGCCGAGTCGCTGCGCGCCCGCCGGGGCCGGCAGGAAGATGGCCGGCAGGCGGATGACGGAACCGCCCCGGCGCAGGGGCTTCCCGCCGAGTGATGGCGACGGCCCACCCGATCCGCATCGGCACCGCCGGCTGGAGCATCCCAAAGCTCTCGGCCCCGGCCTTCCCGGTCGAGGGCACCCATCTGGAACGCACCGCCCGCGTCATGCCGATGACCGAGGTGAACAGCAGCTTCTATCGCCCGCACAAGCCGGAGACTTGGGCGCGCTGGGCGGCCTCCACCCCGCTCGGCTTCCGCTTCGCGGTGAAGCTGCCCAAGGCGATCAGCCACGAAGCCCGGCTGGTCGGCACGGAGGCGGCGCTGGACCGCTTCCTGGCTGAGGCCGGGATGCTGGGCGACCGTTTCGGTCCGCTACTGGTCCAACTGCCGCCCAGCCTGCGGTTCGACCGTGGAGTGGCGGAGGATTTCTTCGCCCTGCTGCGTGCCCGTTTCGACGGCGACGTGGTGTGCGAGCCGCGCCACGCCTCCTGGTTCACCGACGCGGCCGAAGCGCTGCTGGCCGCCCATCGCGTCGCCCGCGTCGCCGCCGATCCTGCCCCGGTGCCGGGAGCCGGCGAGCCGGGCGGCTGGGATGGGATGCGGTACTGGCGGCTGCACGGGTCGCCGGTGATCTACCGCTCCGCCTACGAGCCGGCGGTGCTTGACGCGCTGGCCGAGAAGCTGTCGGCGGAGGCGGCGTTGCGGCCGGTCTGGTGCGTCTTCGACAACACCGCCGACTTCCACGCCGTCGACGACGCGCTGGCGACGATGGCGCGGCTGGGAATGGAACCGCCCGTCGCCCAGCGCTGAGAAACGCTCGATTATCGGCGGACTCTCCTTTGGAGGGAGCCTCCAGCACGACCGAGACAGTGCATTGTTGCAAGGCTATGCTGCGGCAAAACGCCCCCGATAGAGGGGCAACGTCGTGCAGGCGGTGCGGTCATGGAGTTCGTCGTCCTACTGCTGATCTTCGGCTTCATCACCCATCGGCTGGACCGGCGGTTGAAGGCACAGGCGGCTGAAATCGCTCTCCTGCGCGGCAGGCTGGACAAGGCGCTGGCCGGCGCGCTGACCGGTGCCTTGCCCCCCACCGCCGCCGAAGCCGCAGCAGCCGACGAGGCCGTCCCAGAGGTCGAAGCACTTCCCGAGGAGGAGGTCGGCGAACCGGTCTTCGCGTCCGAAGCGGAAGAAGCGGTGGCCTCTCCGCCACCGGAACCCGCCGCACCGGCGCCGGCGCGGGCGGGTTGGCGCGAGTTGGAGGAATCGCTGGCATCGCGCTGGCTGATCTGGCTCGGCGGCGGCACCATGGCGCTGGCGGCGGCCTTCTTCATCAAGCTGTCGGTCGATCACGGCTGGCTCGGGCCGAGCGTCCGCGTCGCGCTCGGGCTGCTCGCCGGCTTCGGGCTGATGGTGGGGGGAGAGTGGCTGCGCCGCCGGCCGATGCAGCGCGCCGTCGCCGCCCTGCAGCCGGATTACGTGCCGCCGGCGCTGACCGCCGCCGGCCTGTTCACGGCCTTCATCAGCGTCTATGGCGGATTCGCCCTGTTCGGACTGTTCGCGCCGCTGGTCGCCTTCGCGTTGCTGGCCGCCCTGTCGCTGATCGGCATCGGGCTGTCGCTGCTGCAGGGGCCGCTCATCGCGGCTTTGGGGCTGCTGGCCGGCTATGTCTCTCCCCTGCTGGTGTCGACGGACAATCCCGACGCCTGGGGCCTGTTCGCCTATCTGCTGGCGCTGAACGGGGCGGGGATGGCGGTGGTGCTGTATCGCGGCTGGCGCTGGCTCGGCTGGGGCGCGCTGACCGGCGCGGCCCTTTGGCCGCTGCTTTGGCTGATCGACCCCTGGCGCAGCGGCGACGCGCTGCCGACCGGCATCTATCTGCTGCTGACCTCGGCGCTGTTCCTGGTGCCGGCGGTGCTGGGCGTGCTGGACCAGACGCCGCCGGAGCCCGCCCCCGCCACCGGCTGGCGCCGCGCGCTGCCCGACTGGATCCGGCGCAAGCAGCGCCATCCCGCCGACCGGCTGGCGATGATGGCGATGCGGGTGTTCGGCCTGCTGGTCGCTGCGGTCACCTGGATCGACGACCATGGCGCGGTGTCGCTGGTCGCGCTCGGCCTGTTCGCCCTGTTGGCGATGGTCGCCGGCCGGCGGACGGAGCGGATCGCCGGCGTCGCCTGGATCGCCGCGCTGAGCGTGCTGCTGGCGCTGGCGCCCTGGAGCCTGCCCTATGTCCCCGCCAGCCCGCCGCCGCTGAACGCGGACGGCCAGCCGCTGATCGTTGCCGATCCGGCCGGCTATCCGGCGGCGGTCGCGCATTTCCTGTGGGTGGCGGGCGGATTCGCCGCCCTGTTCGGCATCGGCGGCTTCATCGCCCTGTGGGAGGCGCGGCGGGCGGCGCTGTGGGCGTCCCTGTCGGCGCTGGTGCCGCTGGCCCTGCTGACGCTGGCCTATGCCCTGGTGGCGCCGCCGGAGACCGCCATCGGCTGGCCGGCCGCGGCGCTGGGGCTTGCCGCTCTGCTGGTCGGCGCCACCACGCCGCTGGCCCGCCACCGCCACCGGCCGGGCGCCTCGCTGGGGCTGGCCGCCTTCGCCGCCGGAGCCACCGGTGCCATCGCGCTCGGCGCCACCATGGTCTTGCAGGAGGCGTGGCTGACCGTGGCGCTGGCGATGCAAGTGCCGGTGCTGGCATGGCTGGAGCGGCAACTGAACCTGCGCGAGCTGCGCGGCGTCACCCTGCTGGTGGCGGTCGCGGTGCTGGTGCGGCTGGCGGTCAATCCGTATGTGCTGGATTACGAAGGCTATGGCTGGATCGCCTACGGCTATGGGCTGCCGGCGCTGGGATTCCTGACGGCGGCGCGCTGGATGCGCTCGGCGCCGGATGGCCAAGATAAGGGCGGCAGAGGCGACGATCTGGTGGTGATGGTGCTGGAGGCCGGCGCCCTGATCTTCACCACCCTGATGCTGTCGCTGGGCATTCACCGCTGGATGACCGGCAGCCTGGATGAGGCGCCGTCCACCCTGGCGGAGGTGGCGCTGCACACCCTGTCCTGGCTCGGCCTCGCCCTGCTGCTGGCGGCCGACCGGCGGTGGAGCGCGCGGCCCGTAGCGGTGTGGGGCCGGCGCCTGCTGGTGCTGCTGGCCGCCTTCAACGCCGTCTTCCTGCATCTGACCGCGCTGAACCCGCTGTGGAACGACGAATGGGTCGGCACCTGGCCGGTGGTCAACCGGCTGCTGCTGGCCTATGGCGCGCCGGCCGTGCTGGGGCTGGTCTATCTGTGGTACGACCCGCCGCCGTCGCGGTCCTTGCGCAGCGCAGCTCCGGTGCTGCCGCTGCTGCTGATCGCCACCAATCTGGCGCTGGAGATCCGCCGCGCCTTCCAGGGTCCGGTCCTGTCCGGCTACGAGATGTCGGACGCCGAATGGTACAGCTATTCCGCCGGCTTCCTGCTGTTCGCGGTGGCGATGCTGGTGGTGGGGATCCGCTTCGGCTGGGGCTGGATGCGCCATGCCGGGCTTGTCCTCGTGCTGGCGGTGGTCGCCAAGGTGTTCCTCAGCGACATGTCCGACCTGGAGGGGATGTACCGCGTCGCCTCTTTCCTCGGCCTCGGCCTCTGTCTGGTCGGCACCGGCTGGCTCTATCAGCGGCTGCTGCGCCCGCCGCCGGCCGGTGCGCCTTCGGAGCCGCCGCTCCCACCCACAGATGATCTGTTGGACCAACGGACGCATTGACAGGCCGGGCGCGGGACGCTCCCATACGGGCAAGGATGGGCCGGGGACAAACCCGGCCCGTGCAACCGGAGGAGCAGTGCTCATGGCAAGCGACACGCACGGCAACGCCTATCCCATCCTGCCCGACGGCGAGGAGGGCTTCACCGTCGAGGCGGCGCGGATGAAGTTCGGCCCCGGCATGCTGGCCGAACTGGGCGGTGACGCGGTCTCGCTGGGCATGACGCGGGTGGCGCTGTTCACCGACCCGCGGGTTGCCGCAACCGCGCCCTTCGCCATGGCGCTCGACTCGCTGAAACGGGCGGGCATGGATCCGGTGGTCTATGACCGCTGCCGGGTGGAGCCGACCAGCGCGTCCTTCCTCGACGCCGCCGACTTCGCGCGGGACGGCGGCTTCGACGGCTATGT
The Azospirillum sp. TSA2s DNA segment above includes these coding regions:
- the glcE gene encoding glycolate oxidase subunit GlcE → MTITTLKPETAAQVTDAVRWALSAGEPLEILGSGSRRGLGRPVQAGHVLDLSGLSGVIAYEPEELVLTALAGTPMDTIRVLLADRGQHLAFEPPEGGTLGGLVASGLAGPRRISAGSARDHTLGIAGVSGRAEAYKGGGKVVKNVTGYDVPKLMAGSFGTLTALTEITVKVLPAPEDTATLLLFGLDDAAAVAMLDRALRSPYEVSGAAHLPAATAARSGVADVAGAGGAVTLVRLEGFGPSVAARVTMLREELRADAVLGRDLSLALWREVRDGGTGDNASHLWKLSVPPSTGPSTVETIRRTLDVEVFYDWGGGLVWLTAPPDAAATIRAALSAGGHATLVRAPEAVRAATDVFQPLPEPLMALSRRVKESFDPKGILNPGRMYAGL
- the glcF gene encoding glycolate oxidase subunit GlcF: MQTNFSLAQLADAAIRESDQILRKCVHCGFCTATCPTYTILGDELDSPRGRIYQIKDMLEKGGPPPDTTVKHIDRCLSCLSCMTTCPSGVHYMHLVDHARAHIEATHSRPPADRAVRDLLARVLPNPRLFRMALLGASLGASLGRPFRVMLPKRLSAMLSLTPSSVPPPSYSDRPGTHPAEGPRRKRVALLIGCAQQVLAPQINEATIRLLTRHGVEVVVSKGADCCGALTHHMGKEDLAHAAAKKTIDAWTKEIDGEGLDAIVINASGCGTSVKDYGHMFREDSAYAAKAARVASLAKDVTELMDEIGLARPVVETGQAVAYHSACSMQHGQRIKEPPRALLRAAGFLVKEIPDAHLCCGSAGTYNMLQPELAGELRDRKVAAIESTQAQAVAAGNLGCITQIASGTGLPVVHTVELLDWATGGPMPDALAGRAAFRQGGARAA
- the pcsA gene encoding phosphatidylcholine synthase codes for the protein MSAAYGITQRLSAWGVHIFTASGAVLGLLGLLAAAAGDAKLCLMWLGIALVVDGVDGTLARRVSVKQVLPGIDGSALDLVIDYLTYVVVPAVFMHRFGLLPEGLISIALAAWVLLTALYCFANVGMKSGDNYFVGFPAIWNVVALYLWLLDLSPWFNAAVVVALGLLTFTTVKFLHPFRVKALMPLNIGVTTVWLLCCIALVVLEPARPGWLFGLWLATSVYYAAVCAWRTLRGP
- a CDS encoding cation diffusion facilitator family transporter, whose amino-acid sequence is MAEGSTKVVLAALGGNLMIALTKFVASAMTGSAAMFSEAIHSVVDSGNQLLLLYGIRRARRPPTPQHPFGHGREVYFWSFVVAVLLFGIGAGLSVYDGWHALSNPEPVESPWVNFAVLGFAVLFEGFSWFVALREFRRTQSGVGILSALHRSKNPSVFVVLLEDTAALIGLLIAGIGLYLGEVTGNPIYDAYASIAIGVVLAIVAALLAYESKGLLIGESADRRIVEGIRRIVGEEARVKRPLDVLTMHMGPDDVLLNLSVEFQDSLNAREVEDAVCTLESRIRSQYPVVRRIFVEAESLRARRGRQEDGRQADDGTAPAQGLPAE
- a CDS encoding DUF72 domain-containing protein, giving the protein MATAHPIRIGTAGWSIPKLSAPAFPVEGTHLERTARVMPMTEVNSSFYRPHKPETWARWAASTPLGFRFAVKLPKAISHEARLVGTEAALDRFLAEAGMLGDRFGPLLVQLPPSLRFDRGVAEDFFALLRARFDGDVVCEPRHASWFTDAAEALLAAHRVARVAADPAPVPGAGEPGGWDGMRYWRLHGSPVIYRSAYEPAVLDALAEKLSAEAALRPVWCVFDNTADFHAVDDALATMARLGMEPPVAQR
- a CDS encoding DUF2339 domain-containing protein, translated to MEFVVLLLIFGFITHRLDRRLKAQAAEIALLRGRLDKALAGALTGALPPTAAEAAAADEAVPEVEALPEEEVGEPVFASEAEEAVASPPPEPAAPAPARAGWRELEESLASRWLIWLGGGTMALAAAFFIKLSVDHGWLGPSVRVALGLLAGFGLMVGGEWLRRRPMQRAVAALQPDYVPPALTAAGLFTAFISVYGGFALFGLFAPLVAFALLAALSLIGIGLSLLQGPLIAALGLLAGYVSPLLVSTDNPDAWGLFAYLLALNGAGMAVVLYRGWRWLGWGALTGAALWPLLWLIDPWRSGDALPTGIYLLLTSALFLVPAVLGVLDQTPPEPAPATGWRRALPDWIRRKQRHPADRLAMMAMRVFGLLVAAVTWIDDHGAVSLVALGLFALLAMVAGRRTERIAGVAWIAALSVLLALAPWSLPYVPASPPPLNADGQPLIVADPAGYPAAVAHFLWVAGGFAALFGIGGFIALWEARRAALWASLSALVPLALLTLAYALVAPPETAIGWPAAALGLAALLVGATTPLARHRHRPGASLGLAAFAAGATGAIALGATMVLQEAWLTVALAMQVPVLAWLERQLNLRELRGVTLLVAVAVLVRLAVNPYVLDYEGYGWIAYGYGLPALGFLTAARWMRSAPDGQDKGGRGDDLVVMVLEAGALIFTTLMLSLGIHRWMTGSLDEAPSTLAEVALHTLSWLGLALLLAADRRWSARPVAVWGRRLLVLLAAFNAVFLHLTALNPLWNDEWVGTWPVVNRLLLAYGAPAVLGLVYLWYDPPPSRSLRSAAPVLPLLLIATNLALEIRRAFQGPVLSGYEMSDAEWYSYSAGFLLFAVAMLVVGIRFGWGWMRHAGLVLVLAVVAKVFLSDMSDLEGMYRVASFLGLGLCLVGTGWLYQRLLRPPPAGAPSEPPLPPTDDLLDQRTH